The Maylandia zebra isolate NMK-2024a linkage group LG1, Mzebra_GT3a, whole genome shotgun sequence DNA segment ATGTTTTTAGCACCTTTGTTGAACATGTCAAAACAGGTAAAACCGGAAATGTGAAATTCCCAGATTTGCAAGTGAAGCCTCTGTTGCTCCAGGCGCCAATGTTACACACTGTACACTGAGCCTCTCGTGCTGATTATAACAAGCATGAATTTAGAACAAAGCAACTGATCAACAAAGTGACTCACAGCAAGAGTGCCCTGTAGGGATTTGCAGTCATTTGTGTACTGGAGTGAAGCCGAGGGGAGAACACATAGCTCACAGGGCACTCGCACAATTCACACTGTCAAAAAGCCACAGATCTCACCAGAGATTGTGTCGGGGCTATGCAGACATCGTAGGGGATGACTGCTTAGAAATTTGCCAACAAGCTCCCGAATGTGTCCGTTgagcagctctctgaaagtcAGGTGGTGGCGTGGAATTCAAGGATTTTTATTATGACTCATGTCAGTGAAGCTGACCTTCACCCCTCAAGCAGGTGTTTTGGTTGCATTTTGGAAAATgcggggaagaaaaaaaatcaggctggagatgttttgttgtttttgagtctTCCAGTGTGGCCAGGCGGACTTTGAAGGCTGTGATGAACACACATTTAGCACCTGTGGGTCCTTCCTGATGGTGCTTATACTCAGCAGGTGGTAAACAGACTTTTCAGACGCTCAAAGAAAACAGGGGGGGAAGGAAATAACAGAAAAGCTGTTTTTCATCCTTTAGCTTTTATTTGAATCAAAAATTCATTTTGTGCCCAACCTCCAATCTCCCTatgttttgaagaaaaaaaaaaacacattaaagcaacaaaaataaacagccCGTCGGGAACATGTCTGTCAATGTGCAATTTAACAAAACTCTGGTAAAGTACAAGTGTAGAACTGGGAAAACGAGGACTTGTAATTGTTATAATCCACaatattaattaaaattatCACTGGTTAGGTTAGGAACAATGCAATGTAAATGTCATGCATCTTTTTCTAATTATAAAAATAGCCCATGGTATATTAATGTTAATATCACATCCACACTCTTTTTAGAGGGGCAGGTTTGCTCGGCTATCGTTAGCTTTGATGCCCTTTTGGGAAATTTTACAATGCAAAATGGATAAATGTTGCAGCTGAGTTTTGATCGTGTAAAAAGCAGATTGCAAAgtaactttaactttaaaagtCGGGTTTCAATGTTTCTTGACGATGGATATTTATCTGCTGGAGGTGGTCACGGGCACGTGGTGCAATCAGCAGCTTTCAAAGAAGTGAGGAAGATGACCTTAAAGAAGCAACTCGCACGAAGGTGACCTCGATGAATAAATCTgcgacaaaatgaaaataaaaattccAAAAATAGATGAACAAAATGAGTCTTCTAAAAGAAGTTATGCAGCCctcaaaaaacaaccaaacaaccaaacaaccaaacaaacaaccaaacaaccaaccaaccaaacaaccaaccaaacaaccaaccaaacaaacaaccaaccaaccaaccaaccaactgAGCTTGGCAGTGACATCACATGATGGAGTGAGCTGAAGTTAGTGTCAGTATTAAGGTATACTCTCAACCAAATGTAGAAATATTGAAGTTATCTTCATTGTTTTTGGACAACAACAGCAGACTTGGCTTTCCTTAAGACAGCCTGTCAATACAGCTCATCCAATGACATTTCTTATTGACTAATACTTTTTCCAGACACTAACAAATTCTGTTCAGCCTCCTCCTTATTGCCACGGGCAGGTTGTCATATCATATGGTATTTGAGTTACTGAGTACTTACTAAGGATACTTTCAATTAAGCTGACATAGTTAGTTGTGGCTAACTCCAAAGGCCCTTAACATCCTGTTAAGAATAATCTCTGATTAGCTTTCTTGTAcagacatatatacatacatatgctACGATCGTTACAGacgattattattattattttatcatttatgtttttaaattaacaatttGTATTTAAAGAAGTCAAATAATGCGTatgttttttcatgtgtttcagaGTAACAACAAAAGGGAAAATGAGACTTCTGCTCCTTCTCCTGCTTGTCCAAGCATTCCACCTGGCATCACTCCAATATACAACAGACTCTCCAGGGAGAACGATTGATAAGAGTTGGTTGCGTGCACGAGGCAAAATTCCACAAGGAAGTGAGAATGCTACGGTTACTAAAGGAAACGATGAGGGAGCTGATGTTACAGAGTCAAATAATGACTACAGTGGGACAGCATCTGGCTCAATGGTACCATATTCAGGAGAAGAGGAAAACAGTGGAAATGAGAAATGGGAGGATCAGAATGTTACCACCACGACCCTGAGTCCTGAAGTTCAAAACGGTACGATCGAGCTAACCGAGCTGCCGCCGACCACAACCACAGATCCCACAAACACAAGCCAGATCAACATGACGGAAACTGAAGGGGAATTTAATAAAACGCTGACCCCGCGAAACTCCACCAGCTTCCCAGATTACTCTAATCGCACAGATTTAGAGTCACAAACCTCAGTTCCAGAGACCAACACTACAGAAGAGCACACAACAACCAGCACAACAACTCTGACCACAAAAGCGGTGCCAGGGATGAACGCGACAACCACCACATCTTCACCTACAACGGTGTTTCTTCCCGATGTCCCGGAGACTACAACTGCTGCTGCTCCAAACACGCCTGAGAAGGTCAACAAGACTGACAAAAGCGCGGGCTTAGCGGGCAGCTCCGATACAGGTACTGGTGCAGTCTGCGTAACAGAATCTGCTCCACATTTGTGTGTCTGATCCTGAAGGCAAAAGGCAGATGGACAGTCGGAGaatatgctgtctgtgtgaaaGTTTTAGAAGATTTTGACTTGACTTAATTAATGCGGGTTGAGGCATCAGAATAAGATCCATGAGGCGGCAAAGGAGGATTTAAAACTACTTAGCGATGACCTCTATGCTCGGTGCTCATGAGGAAAATATTATCATGTCATATGTTTAACAAATTGCTTTTTTACATCCCTTTCCTGGGCCATATTTGCCAGCATCTATTTTCCCACTGGAAGAGGacaaataaaccttttttttaaaagcaaaggTTGGATTGGGTTTCAAGTCCTATCGAGGTGGCTGCTATGAGCAAAGGAGTCTATTACAACCACCTTCTCAGCCGAACAATGAAACCCTGttttaggggggaaaaaacttgAAAGAGAAAGCGAGGGACTGAGGTCAGAGATACTTGTGCAAGGGCGTGAGACTGGACTTTGGTGTTGACCACCAGATCAGGAAGATAAGACTGGAAAGGAAATTTATATTTCTTAATCAGTGCGTAAGCTAATAGAAGACCacagtacaaaaaacaaaacctttgcAGAGCTGGTGCAGTGGGGATTAAAATGGCACAGCTCGTGGACAGATGGGACAGTAGGACATAACACTAACAGATGATGGCAATAGGCAGCAGGAAAACAGATGTGAAATTGTGGGCAGcacaaaatgataaaaaaaagctCCATAGTTATCATGACAGGAACAGCATGTGCACAGAAACTGTAGAAAAGCACAGAGTACAGATAAACAGTCTATATGTAAGATCCCACAAGGCACCTTAGCTTTCTCTGACACTAACTGACAATTAGCTAATCACCTCACTTACTCAGCTACAATCCATACAGACCTGTTAGTAACTCTGTGTGGGAAATGCCTGTGGGAATTACCTAATAATGGGGTGGATGACATGGGTAGCTTTTAAGGATATCCTAGAAAAATACTGAGCTTTTTCAAGGTTTCCAGATTCATCCTAAAGAGAACACGACGTGTATCTGTGCCAAATTTCAGAGCAGTCCAGTTCGTAGTCGTTGATCTACGATACCGTCCATTCAGTAAAACTGTGAACAACTCTCTACACAATTTTAGACTAACTTTATTTGCCTGTGTTTGTACATTTTTGTCATCATGAGATgaaaatttaagaaaaaactGATAACTTGCAGTTCAATTTGTTTGCCAACCTTAAAAGGTTGCGAGCtaacttaaaaataatttcccaGCAGGAGCAACAATTGCTAAAATCTTTATTTCCACCTACGTTTCATTATGTttactttaaagtaaaaaaaaacaaaaaaacttgctGCTAAAGATGACAAGAATAGAAAAACACTTAATGAAACAAGTCTTGTGGTTCAGCCTGCCTTGGATTACGGGTAAATTGATCCTAGCAAGTCTGTCAATTGAGCCGTTTCTAGATGAACAAAGTCACTGAATTATTTATGTGTGAGCCCTGACAAAATACCACTCGAGTATTTCTCTgtcaaaggatgttgaagacgACTCTATCACTttcaaaaacaattattttcCACTGCTGTTGCCTTGGACACATACATTAAAATAGAAGAGCAGCAAACATTTATGtcatatacaaataaaacccaattttttttgaaaaaacaacaacaacaaaaagtcaATAGGCTAGTTATTGTTTCACAGTTTCCATTTAAACAGTTGTTATATATAATTTAATGACAACTTGAATGCTATTCATGAAGTATTCAGCCAAATTTCACCACATTTAGATTACGATCACAACCTGCTGCCTTAAAATATTCAAATGTATTCCAGAAATTATCATGAATTTGGCATGTTAATTGCATTAATTATCACAGCGTAAATTATACAATTCTGAATAATTGTGATGTATCACCATGCAATGCGTTACGGCTCTGAACGCaatttgaaaaacacattttagccATAATTAGTCGACAATTATCCCTCAAAGATGCCAAACGATGTAAATAATTTCTCGTTGACAAATTATCTGTGACtctctcccacccccacaaccctTCACTCCTCAGACGAAGGTTTCGCAACAGATCCCCAGATCAGTAAACGACACAACGCCTGGGGAGCAGTGCTGGGAACAGCCGTGGCTGTGACATTTGTGGGACTGGTGGCCTTCGTAATCCTGAAGAAGAAACAACAGAAGGCCTTCTCTCACAGGAAGCTGGTTGAGGAGTATCCTTCCGAGCCAGGTATGTGTGTTCCTTCGCGCTATAAAGTAACAGATCGTTCGCTTTAATCAGGGTTGCCGACTTGATAGCTATCGAAAGACTCTCATATTTAATAAAACGTCTGGCAGCAGACTATTAAATTATGCCGAGAAATGTAGTGCTGAGATAAAACTGTGCTAATGCCTTTGTCAGTGCTTCATAATGAGCCACTATAACTCACTTATCCCCTCGTATTTAAGGTAACTGGCTGCTGGATAGTGCCGCAGTCCcctttacaaaaagaaaaaaaagttggctGTTTAACATAGTGACAAAAGAGAGAGGTGCTGCTCTCTCttactctctctccctttctcacacacacacacacacacacacacacacacacacacacacacacacacacacacacacacacacaagtgcatAACTAATCCTGTTTTAATAAGGCAACCCTCCCATAATAAGGTAACCTCACCATGCAAAATAGGATCATGTACTATGATAGTTTCTAATCTGTTGCTTTCCTGCCATGAACTTAGAGGGAAACAGCACTTTGTTGTCACAGTTCCCCTACACGCCCTCGTACATAACCTTCCTTCATCTCCAGTTAAATTCATTAAAGTGCACACAGATATGCACGTGGGACTCATGACTACACGGGCGATTAGCTGGCAAAGTGCATCTAGTGAAGGCCGGCTTGAAAATGTACCTGCACTTTCCAGATGAGTCACATTCCATCTTAAGCCGTACACCCACGACAATGTAAGAGAAACAGGGTGGCAACTGAAAAACATATACTCTTGACAACACCCAACATTGTTAAAAGAAACTCCTCTGGTAACAAAGGCAGAGTTACAAAATGGaaaggaagaaaacctctttgGTAATGCAGTCGCTCAGTATTGCGCAGTATAACTCGAAGAGTGTAGAGCACTTGATAAACTGCTTGGCAGTTCACCAGTAAAGTGACGTGATATGACTGCCTACTTGCAGCCCATGTATGTAAATTATGCGCTTAATGCAAACAAGCCCACAAGCTTCATGTGCAGAAATGAATGATTAAAAGAGCTCGCGAGAGGCAAGAGGTAGCCAGACACTGTGGGTCTGTGTGGTTGTTCCTCTATGGCTGTTATCATCCAATAACCTTGCTAGTACTGCAAGAGTTGTTTTCTGCATGtagtgtttgtatctgtgtgtggtAAACTGTCATCAATTGTACATGTGAGCCAGAGAGTCTCAGGCTGAAGAAGCGTTTTTGAACTTGCAAACACAGTGTTTTTCTTCCCCGGGATTTATTTCAGTGATAGAAACATCAAGTGCTCAACTGATCTCAGTGTTGTCATTGATGTCAGTGACATTGCCTCATACAGGTATCAAATATCGGAATGTTTTTAATAACAACAAGCGTCTGTTTTATGACACAGCAGATTTAAAATAGCAAGCTAATGGTTAAAAGAGCTAACTATAACTGAACAAAAGCTAGGGGACATTTTTAATACCGAAGTAGTCTTACCTACAAAAACGTGGATAATTTATGTGTTAACACATTGCCACATTCTACCCAGGAGTGGACAGACCAGCAAACTCATCTCAAGGTCAGACCATTTAATCCCCAGCAAAAGCAAAATTGCAACAACCCgtccaccaaaaaacaaaagttgaccATTATATGTGTTATTGATGAAAGGGTTTTCAAGTCAGTCTGACAGGTCTGTGGGGGtacatgagattaaaaaaaaatggaactGGTGACTTTTAGAATCGCTTACACAACACAAGTTGAGTAAGCGGTATAGCCCCAAGTGTCACTTTAGCCCTGGCCTTTACAATCGCTCCTTCTCTTCTTAGACTCTTCGTTTGCACAAGCAAAGCAACTCCAGAAAACAACACAAGTAATATAAACCCAACATAAGATTGTTTAGGATTTATTACCTGTCCTTCTTGCTACACTGAGTATATTTTCACAGCAGATCCTTAAGGGCTTGCGACATTATCTCTGTGATGCAGTTATTTTCAGGTTAAGTGTAATTTATGTCTTAGGTGTGTCCACTTACCTTCGATCTATCTTATTTATTAATCGGAGTTAGGTGTAGTGATTTCCTATATAATGCTCCATGGTACTTGTAGGTGCAGAGGAAAACAATTATTCAGCAGGGACAATAGCAGCACATTCAGGAAAAGAGCTTTGTGTTATTGATTTTTGTTAAGGTTATTTCAAAATGGAGCCTCAAGAAGAGAGCTCTTGCTCTTTGCTTTTAGGGTATGTTTTTGCTGTCAAAGCCACTGTGTAATGGTAGTGTGTTAATAAATCAGTAGACTGCTCCTTTTTGTGTACTTGGTTACCTTATGCTGGAAATAAAAGCATTACAACAGAAAACCTAGGAGTCAAAGACATAGGATTGGACCACTGACAGCGGTCTACTCTTTAATCTTCCACCTCAACAAGTTAATTAGAgtacttttctttttgcaaaagACAAGGTGTATgctataaatatttaatattgtcTACTTTCCAGTTCTCAGATTAGACAGCAGTGAGCCTATGGACTTGAAGTTTGGTGCCTACTACAACCCAGGAGTACAAGGGGACACCATCCAAATGTCCAACCTTCCAGGACGCCGTTGAAACTACAAAGTCATGAACTCCCTTTCAAAAAATGTTTGCCAGCTATGATTATTGGCATTCAGTAGACAGCTTACTGTCTAATGTGTGGATTTTTGTAAATAAGATGGTCTGAGAGTGGCATTTGTGGATGGGAATTACAAAGTGAATTATGTAGGTCTCTTGTCAGCCACAGATGATACTTATGTCAGATTATGTATTACGTTAATCAGATTTGCTGTATTTAACTAGGAATCACTGAAGGCAATCCATCTGAGTACACCGAGAAAGCCAAAATGAGCTGTTAGCCATTTATGTGTGTTGCCAAAGGGAATCAAAGACAGTCTTTCCTAATGAAGAATTTGCTTTGCAGTCAGTGAACAATGTCAAAATCAAAAGTTTTTGCCctacttttaaacatatgtaGCCTGGCTAAATTAACCAGCCCAGAA contains these protein-coding regions:
- the LOC101467304 gene encoding uncharacterized protein LOC101467304 — protein: MRLLLLLLLVQAFHLASLQYTTDSPGRTIDKSWLRARGKIPQGSENATVTKGNDEGADVTESNNDYSGTASGSMVPYSGEEENSGNEKWEDQNVTTTTLSPEVQNGTIELTELPPTTTTDPTNTSQINMTETEGEFNKTLTPRNSTSFPDYSNRTDLESQTSVPETNTTEEHTTTSTTTLTTKAVPGMNATTTTSSPTTVFLPDVPETTTAAAPNTPEKVNKTDKSAGLAGSSDTDEGFATDPQISKRHNAWGAVLGTAVAVTFVGLVAFVILKKKQQKAFSHRKLVEEYPSEPVLRLDSSEPMDLKFGAYYNPGVQGDTIQMSNLPGRR